From a region of the Falco cherrug isolate bFalChe1 chromosome 9, bFalChe1.pri, whole genome shotgun sequence genome:
- the FAM204A gene encoding protein FAM204A isoform X2 has translation MAWTYLNWKMWSGLLPPGLNESDVDLSSDDGNEAHGSLSKEDANEDVERVRLPELQENGLETNAISEPVVISVTDGENKSQPCPSGVPLNMWNKFLELQEKNREMKTQAKQENKGRKRKRRRKEKQKKNEEVTKSQQLVNEDKWKELTQYFGINDRFESPVDSRAPQKSGLELSIEKSVAEGDIDKAEELSDRLATRELGVKIAKAAACCNFVKAKQEAEAAQEAQKKKKLAWGFEAKKRWETKSNMGYM, from the exons ATGGCTTGGACTTATTTGAACTGGAAGATGTGGAGTGGGCTGTTACCTCCAGGACTGAATGAAAGTGATGTTGACTTAAGTTCTGATGATGGAAACGAAGCCCATGGTTCCCTTTCGAAGGAAGATGCAAATGAAGATGTTGAAAGGGTTCGGCTTCCTGAATTGCAGGAGAACGGACTTGAAACTAATGCCATCAGTGAACCTGTTGTGATATCAGTGACAGATGGAGAAAACAAATCTCAACCATGCCCTTCTGGAGTTCCTTTAAATATGTGGAAT AAATTTCTGGAGCTTCAGGAGAAGAACCGTGAAATgaaaacccaagcaaaacaggaaaacaaaggccGAAAAAGAAAGCGCCGGAGAAAAG aaaaacagaaaaagaatgaggAAGTGACTAAGAG TCAACAGTTGGTAAATGAAGACAAGTGGAAAGAACTTACACAATACTTTGGAATCAATGATAGATTTGAATCACCTGTGGATAGCAGGGCTCCACAAAAG tctGGCCTTGAACTTAGCATAGAGAAGTCTGTGGCTGAAGGTGACATTGATAAGGCCGAGGAGCTGAGCGATAGATTAGCCACTCGTGAG CTTGGTGTGAAAATtgccaaagctgctgcttgctgcaacTTTGTAAAAGCCAAGCAAGAAGCAGAGGCTGCCCAAGaagctcaaaagaaaaagaagcttgCTTGGGG ATTTGAAGCTAAGAAAAGatgggaaacaaaaagcaacatgGGATACATGTAA
- the FAM204A gene encoding protein FAM204A isoform X1: MAWTYLNWKMWSGLLPPGLNESDVDLSSDDGNEAHGSLSKEDANEDVERVRLPELQENGLETNAISEPVVISVTDGENKSQPCPSGVPLNMWNKFLELQEKNREMKTQAKQENKGRKRKRRRKEKQKKNEEVTKSSQQLVNEDKWKELTQYFGINDRFESPVDSRAPQKSGLELSIEKSVAEGDIDKAEELSDRLATRELGVKIAKAAACCNFVKAKQEAEAAQEAQKKKKLAWGFEAKKRWETKSNMGYM, from the exons ATGGCTTGGACTTATTTGAACTGGAAGATGTGGAGTGGGCTGTTACCTCCAGGACTGAATGAAAGTGATGTTGACTTAAGTTCTGATGATGGAAACGAAGCCCATGGTTCCCTTTCGAAGGAAGATGCAAATGAAGATGTTGAAAGGGTTCGGCTTCCTGAATTGCAGGAGAACGGACTTGAAACTAATGCCATCAGTGAACCTGTTGTGATATCAGTGACAGATGGAGAAAACAAATCTCAACCATGCCCTTCTGGAGTTCCTTTAAATATGTGGAAT AAATTTCTGGAGCTTCAGGAGAAGAACCGTGAAATgaaaacccaagcaaaacaggaaaacaaaggccGAAAAAGAAAGCGCCGGAGAAAAG aaaaacagaaaaagaatgaggAAGTGACTAAGAG TAGTCAACAGTTGGTAAATGAAGACAAGTGGAAAGAACTTACACAATACTTTGGAATCAATGATAGATTTGAATCACCTGTGGATAGCAGGGCTCCACAAAAG tctGGCCTTGAACTTAGCATAGAGAAGTCTGTGGCTGAAGGTGACATTGATAAGGCCGAGGAGCTGAGCGATAGATTAGCCACTCGTGAG CTTGGTGTGAAAATtgccaaagctgctgcttgctgcaacTTTGTAAAAGCCAAGCAAGAAGCAGAGGCTGCCCAAGaagctcaaaagaaaaagaagcttgCTTGGGG ATTTGAAGCTAAGAAAAGatgggaaacaaaaagcaacatgGGATACATGTAA